In Porites lutea chromosome 9, jaPorLute2.1, whole genome shotgun sequence, a single window of DNA contains:
- the LOC140948548 gene encoding stromal interaction molecule 1-like, whose product MAKSGILSVLFSLLVIAQEGRGQSLTENEKLNFDAVTKIHSHLDDDRNGKVDLTESNEFMVNELQVTDEERHSHFHGNDDLISVEEMWQSWVQSEVHNWTTLEVVDWLRNSVHLPQYAEVFTDLAINGSVIPRLALQENGLLQDELGIKDPKHRKKISLRAMDIVLFGPPFVSGHSLLKDVVVAFSVLVATVGCWVAVLQKRKAKEQMERMMKDMKILQQAEDGLQELQLRLAKAEDDHQVAIAEKLDLEARLKEELEMTKHEAQLLSETRTGTEEQLQKFKLAEEELAQVRRALRKAEKELEYQTWKAPPVLKQWLQITFDKETKHFQHKRAIALKQMKEAKEACERIKKKRNSLIGSLRLAHDLSIDEVDQKILSARSALAEVTNELEERQHRWSQIESLCGFQIMSQTSFGIRKGNGTRPRTGSAIAQALVNVANVAGVSSGRKISSSASPWNALPEGTSQAESKEDLPPTYSAVTANLAAADVVSEKPPRDKKNSADLKCDGDNCSDVEADVGKTAEIRCPNADNGHPSYQLGSTAMVNGIAELENKDHSLEHLMSSCGASVEEETALNGCSSSDSPAGKHKKRLSWFGKRQDSTTESESSAAENEEETRRKIRWLWRSAIRKSKAQRNAANKGDIGLLKAASMEKLKSG is encoded by the exons AAAATGAGAAGTTGAATTTTGATGCTGTCACCAAAATACACTCTCACCTGGATGATGACAGGAATGGTAAAGTTGATTTAACTGAGTCAAATGAG TTTATGGTGAATGAATTACAAGTCACAGATGAGGAGCGGCATTCACACTTCCACGGGAATGATGACCTAATCTCTGTTGAGGAGATGTGGCAAAGCTGGGTACAAAGTGAAG TTCATAACTGGACAACTTTGGAGGTTGTTGACTGGCTCAGAAACTCTGTGCATCTTCCACAATATGCTGAAGTCTTTACGGACTTGGCTATCAATGGATCAGTCATTCCACg GCTGGCTCTTCAGGAGAATGGCTTGCTGCAAGACGAGCTGGGGATAAAGGATCCAAAACATCGCAAGAAGATCAGCTTACGTGCCATGGACATTGTCCTTTTTGGTCCTCCATTTG TGTCAGGACACAGTCTTCTGAAGGATGTTGTTGTGGCATTTTCTGTGCTTGTTGCAACTGTTGGTTGCTGGGTCGCTGTGTTGCAGAAACGCAAAGCAAAAGAACAAATGGAACGAATGATGAAGGACATGAAAATCCTGCAACAAGCTGAGGATGGTCTTCAAGAGCTGCAGCTAAG ACTAGCTAAAGCTGAGGATGATCATCAGGTGGCCATTGCAGAAAAACTTGATTTAGAGGCAAGGTTAAAAGAAGAGCTTGAGATGACAAAG CATGAAGCACAGCTGTTATCAGAAACTCGCACAGGAACGGAGGAGCAGTTACAAAAGTTCAAGCTTGCAGAGGAGGAACTAGCTCAG GTTCGTCGAGCTTTGAGGAAAGctgaaaaagaacttgaatACCAGACATGGAAGGCTCCACCTGTTTTGAAACAGTGGCTTCAAATAACATTTGATAAAGAAACCAAGCACTTCCAACATAAGAGAGCCATAGCACTGAAGCAGATGAAGGAAGCTAAAGAAGCA TgtgaaagaataaagaaaaaacgcaACAGTTTAATTGGATCACTTCGCTTAGCTCATGATTTGTCCATTGATGAAGTTGATCAGAAGATTTTAAGTGCAAG ATCAGCTCTTGCTGAGGTCACCAATGAGCTAGAGGAACGGCAGCACCGATGGTCTCAGATAGAATCCCTTTGTGGATTCCAGATTATGTCGCAAACCTCATTTGGTATCAGAAAAGGTAATGGGACGCGGCCACGAACTGGATCTGCCATTGCACAAGCACTTGTTAATGTTGCCAATGTGGCTGGTGTCAGTTCAGGAAGAAAAATCTCATCCAGCGCAAGTCCTTGGAATGCACTGCCTGAAGGCACTAGCCAGGCGGAGAGCAAGGAAGATCTTCCACCTACTTATTCCGCCGTAACTGCTAACTTAGCTGCGGCTGATGTGGTCAGTGAGAAGCCACCTAGGGATAAAAAAAACTCGGCTGACTTAAAGTGTGATGGTGATAACTGTAGTGATGTAGAGGCAGATGTTGGAAAAACAGCTGAGATTAGATGTCCTAATGCAGACAATGGTCACCCTAGTTATCAGCTTGGTTCAACAGCTATGGTAAATGGCATTGCAGAGTTAGAAAATAAAGATCATTCTTTAGAACACCTTATGTCATCATGTGGAGCGTCAGTGGAAGAAGAAACTGCACTGAATGGCTGCAGCTCCTCTGACTCTCCTGCAGGCAAGCACAAAAAGAGACTGAGCTGGTTTGGAAAGCGCCAGGACTCCACCACAGAAAGTGAATCTTCAGCTGCTGAGAATGAGGAAGAAACCAGAAGGAAGATTAGATGGCTGTGGAGGTCGGCCATTCGCAAGTCCAAGGCACAGAGAAATGCAGCAAACAAAGGTGATATTGGGTTACTAAAAGCTGCATCAATGGAGAAGTTGAAGTCGGGATAA
- the LOC140947713 gene encoding amine oxidase [flavin-containing] B-like: MEGSVEVIVIGGGISGLCAAKLLSLEYGVSVVVLEARDRVGGRTNTVEDPKFKYTDLGGAYVGPTQNRILRVAKELGVQTYKVYNEGKTVEFLGGKRRVFAGDVSTWNPIAILDYYHMIRTLDKMGEEIPLDEPWKAPKATEWDSMTVKEFLDKTCWTTYTKKRMAQIYNDAMAAEPQDMSLLYYLWYLKSGDGVLRVAAVENAGQERKFIGGSQQISNRIKDKLGDRVILNSPVCRLTQDANKVVVTCENGKQYQAQFVISAMPQALLNSVSFDPPLPPLKNQLIQRIPMGSVIKTVTFYKEAFWRNKGLDGVLISDAGPSYVTVDDTKPDGSYPAIMSFIIGNQAHYWCTKTQEERKQAVCQQYAKVFDSKEALHPYHYIDKNWPAEKYSGGCYVSIMPCGVITNFGRALREPIGRVYFAGTETATVWSGYMDGAVQAGERAAREVLCAMRKISPQEVHQTEPPSQDVPPVPCCLTTFQSWLPTVPMFLTTVTAVAALVSSISLRHYLK, encoded by the exons ATGGAGGGGTCAGTCGAGGTTATTGTCATAGGTGGCGGAATAAGCGGTCTCTGTGCGGCTAAATTACTTTCTTTAGAGTATGGAGTTAGTGTTGTTGTGCTGGAAGCTAGGGATCGTGTTGGAGGACGAACTAATACGGTAGAAGATCCTAAATTTAAATACACCGATTTGGGAGGTGCCTACGTTGGTCCAACACAGAACCGAATTTTACGCGTTGCAAAAGAGCTTGGAGTGCAAACCTACAAAGTCTACAATGAAGGCAAAACTGTTGAGTTTCTAGGTGGAAAACGACGAGTTTTTGCTGGCGATGTTTCCACATGGAACCCTATCGCCATTTTGGACTATTACCACATGATTCGTACGCTGGATAAAATGGGTGAGGAAATCCCATTAGACGAACCCTGGAAAGCACCTAAAGCTACAGAATGGGATAGTATGACGGTGAAAGAGTTCCTCGACAAGACCTGCTGGACCACGTATACCAAAAAGCGAATGGCGCAGATTTACAATGACGCAATGGCGGCAGAACCACAGGACATGTCTTTGTTGTATTACTTGTGGTATCTCAAATCAGGCGATGGGGTTCTTAGGGTTGCTGCTGTTGAAAATGCCGGTCAAGAAAGGAAATTCATAGGAGGATCCCAACAAATCAGCAATCGAATTAAAGACAAGCTTGGAGATAGG GTTATTTTAAACAGTCCTGTTTGTCGCTTGACACAAGATGCAAACAAAGTGGTTGTCACCTGTGAAAATGGTAAACAGTATCAAGCACAGTTTGTGATAAGTGCAATGCCACAAGCTCTTCTCAACAGTGTGTCATTTGacccacccctccctcccttGAAAAATCAGCTGATTCAGAGGATACCTATGGGTTCAGTCATCAAGACCGTCACATTTTACAAGGAGGCATTCTGGCGCAACAAAGGGTTAGATGGAGTACTTATATCTGACGCTGGTCCCTCATATGTTACTGTTGATGACACAAAACCTGATGGGTCATATCCAGCGATAATGAG ttttattattGGTAATCAAGCACATTATTGGTGTACAAAGActcaagaagaaagaaagcaagCAGTTTGTCAACAGTATGCCAAAGTATTTGACAGCAAAGAGGCGCTTCACCCATATCATTACATTGACAAGAACTGGCCAGCAGAGAAGTACTCTGGGGGATGTTATGTCAGCATTATGCCCTGTGGTGTGATAACAAATTTTGGAAGAGCTCTGCGTGAACCAATAGGCAGAGTTTATTTTGCTGGTACAGAAACTGCCACTGTCTGGTCAG GGTACATGGATGGTGCAGTGCAAGCAGGTGAAAGAGCTGCAAGGGAAGTACTCTGTGCGATGCGTAAGATATCACCACAGGAAGTCCATCAAACAGAGCCTCCATCACAAGATGTTCCTCCTGTGCCTTGCTGTCTGACAACATTTCAAAGCTGGCTACCAACTGTTCCCATGTTTTTAACCACTGTTACGGCAGTTGCTGCTTTAGTTAGTAGCATTTCATTGAGACATTATTTAAAATAG
- the LOC140947723 gene encoding acid ceramidase-like isoform X1, with protein MERIWVFLVCVMFLGAVSTASIKGDPSFERMLHKFSDKDCVNNAYPPKERKVGWEIVNLDLPANQRYNDLASKKVKELLNLLSYIKNFTSFIMDGKLFGIIDKDLGPLADTLPAPYGDEIKGLSQATGIPLGEVVLYNIFYEVFTLCTSIVAEDKTGNLFHARNLDFGLFLGWDQKNDTWMLSEILRTLIVNIDYRRNGQTVYKTVAFAGYVGVISGLKPGVLTLTVNERFNIDGGFIGIIEWILGKRNAKWSTFLTRDVLENAASFKEARDMLTNDEVLAPVYYILGGTKSGEGVVITRSRTKCLNQMSLNPSNNTWFVLETNYDNWEPPLVVDDRRTPGKACMNKMGQEGVSFKGLYNVLSTQPVLNKLTTYTTLMQASTGTMETYIRFCKTPCFPW; from the exons ATGGAACGAATTTGGGTTTTCTTGGTCTGTGTAATGTTCCTTGGAGCAGTTTCAACGGCTTCG ATCAAAGGAGACCCTTCGTTCGAACGTATGCTGCACAAG TTTTCAGACAAGGACTGTGTTAACAATGCCTATCCACCCAAGGAAAG GAAAGTAGGCTGGGAAATTGTGAACCTTGATCTTCCTGCAAACCAGAGGTACAATGATCTTGCAAGCAAGAAAGTAAAAGAG CTCCTCAATTTGCTGAGCTACATCAAGAACTTTACAAGCTTTATCATGGATGGCAAGTTGTTTGGAATTATAGACAAAGACTTG GGTCCTCTGGCTGACACGCTTCCAGCGCCATATGGGGATGAAATCAAGGGATTATCTCAAGCAACAGGAATTCCTCTTG GTGAAGTTGTGCTGTACAACATCTTTTATGAAGTTTTTACTCTTTGTACTTCTATTGTTGCTGAAGATAAAACAG GGAATCTGTTTCATGCTCGAAACTTGGATTTTGGTCTGTTTCTTGG GTGGGATCAAAAGAATGACACTTGGATGTTGAGTGAAATTCTTAGGACACTTATTGTCAATATTGACTACCGT AGAAATGGCCAGACAGTGTACAAAACAGTCGCCTTTGCTGGATATGTCGGTGTCATATCAGGACTTAAGCCA GGAGTGCTTACTCTTACAGTGAATGAAAGATTCAACATAGATGGAGGTTTTATTG GGATTATAGAGTGGATACTTggcaaaagaaatgcaaaatggTCCACTTTTCTTACACGTGATGTTCTGGAAAACGCAGCCAG ttttaaggAAGCTCGAGATATGCTGACAAATGATGAAGTGCTGGCTCCAGTTTATTACATTCTTGGGGGAACTAAATCTGGCGAG GGTGTAGTCATAACACGTTCTCGAACAAAGTGCCTGAACCAGATGAG ccTTAATCCGTCAAATAATACCTGGTTTGTCCTGGAGACAAACTACGACAACTGGGAACCACCACTAGTGGTAGATGACAGAAGGACCCCT GGCAAAGCATGCATGAACAAAATGGGACAAGAG GGTGTGTCATTCAAAGGCCTCTACAATGTACTTTCCACACAACCTGTGCTGAACAAG ctTACAACCTACACCACACTAATGCAAGCAAGCACAGGCACTATGGAGACATACATCAGATTCTGCAAAACACCCTGTTTCCCTTGGTGA
- the LOC140947723 gene encoding acid ceramidase-like isoform X2, whose protein sequence is MERIWVFLVCVMFLGAVSTASFSDKDCVNNAYPPKERKVGWEIVNLDLPANQRYNDLASKKVKELLNLLSYIKNFTSFIMDGKLFGIIDKDLGPLADTLPAPYGDEIKGLSQATGIPLGEVVLYNIFYEVFTLCTSIVAEDKTGNLFHARNLDFGLFLGWDQKNDTWMLSEILRTLIVNIDYRRNGQTVYKTVAFAGYVGVISGLKPGVLTLTVNERFNIDGGFIGIIEWILGKRNAKWSTFLTRDVLENAASFKEARDMLTNDEVLAPVYYILGGTKSGEGVVITRSRTKCLNQMSLNPSNNTWFVLETNYDNWEPPLVVDDRRTPGKACMNKMGQEGVSFKGLYNVLSTQPVLNKLTTYTTLMQASTGTMETYIRFCKTPCFPW, encoded by the exons ATGGAACGAATTTGGGTTTTCTTGGTCTGTGTAATGTTCCTTGGAGCAGTTTCAACGGCTTCG TTTTCAGACAAGGACTGTGTTAACAATGCCTATCCACCCAAGGAAAG GAAAGTAGGCTGGGAAATTGTGAACCTTGATCTTCCTGCAAACCAGAGGTACAATGATCTTGCAAGCAAGAAAGTAAAAGAG CTCCTCAATTTGCTGAGCTACATCAAGAACTTTACAAGCTTTATCATGGATGGCAAGTTGTTTGGAATTATAGACAAAGACTTG GGTCCTCTGGCTGACACGCTTCCAGCGCCATATGGGGATGAAATCAAGGGATTATCTCAAGCAACAGGAATTCCTCTTG GTGAAGTTGTGCTGTACAACATCTTTTATGAAGTTTTTACTCTTTGTACTTCTATTGTTGCTGAAGATAAAACAG GGAATCTGTTTCATGCTCGAAACTTGGATTTTGGTCTGTTTCTTGG GTGGGATCAAAAGAATGACACTTGGATGTTGAGTGAAATTCTTAGGACACTTATTGTCAATATTGACTACCGT AGAAATGGCCAGACAGTGTACAAAACAGTCGCCTTTGCTGGATATGTCGGTGTCATATCAGGACTTAAGCCA GGAGTGCTTACTCTTACAGTGAATGAAAGATTCAACATAGATGGAGGTTTTATTG GGATTATAGAGTGGATACTTggcaaaagaaatgcaaaatggTCCACTTTTCTTACACGTGATGTTCTGGAAAACGCAGCCAG ttttaaggAAGCTCGAGATATGCTGACAAATGATGAAGTGCTGGCTCCAGTTTATTACATTCTTGGGGGAACTAAATCTGGCGAG GGTGTAGTCATAACACGTTCTCGAACAAAGTGCCTGAACCAGATGAG ccTTAATCCGTCAAATAATACCTGGTTTGTCCTGGAGACAAACTACGACAACTGGGAACCACCACTAGTGGTAGATGACAGAAGGACCCCT GGCAAAGCATGCATGAACAAAATGGGACAAGAG GGTGTGTCATTCAAAGGCCTCTACAATGTACTTTCCACACAACCTGTGCTGAACAAG ctTACAACCTACACCACACTAATGCAAGCAAGCACAGGCACTATGGAGACATACATCAGATTCTGCAAAACACCCTGTTTCCCTTGGTGA
- the LOC140947554 gene encoding carbohydrate sulfotransferase 14-like has protein sequence MRISRVKVIVCLLIFSVVVGLELFLSRSKSSFSNARKSVKASSSIKSWISGIKGLSGKDSVVTSGQRLESVRKACRRTKKSWDSLSLTEKKILAKHILVNDEHKFLFCAVPKAACSNWKRVLMVIQGEAVDANAIRRVNHKGFTTLEDLPPLAVKRTLREYYKFMFVRDPLSRLESAYKDKFVRNNTSFHKSYGRKIIKHVRKNAPVNAKGDDVSLKEFLQYVSESRVEDMNEHWMPQFELCQPCAVSYDFIGSVENLESDATEVLRELHVEEQVSFPKQQSWYQTTGKGHYDTNLADVPSKLLQKVVSKYAKDYVLFSYPKPDV, from the exons ATGAGGATTTCTAGAGTCAAAGTTATCGTCTGTCTCCTAATATTTAGTGTTGTGGTTGGCCTTGAACTTTTTCTTTCGCGTTCAAAATCGTCCTTTTCCAACGCACGGAAGTCAGTCAAGGCATCGTCATCTATTAAATCTTGGATTTCCG GGATCAAAGGATTATCTGGGAAAGACTCTGTT GTTACAAGTGGACAAAGACTAGAATCGGTGAGAAAAGCATGcagaagaacaaagaaatcTTGGGATTCCCTCTCACTAACAGAGAAAAAGATCCTTGCCAAACACATCTTAGTCAATGATGAACACAAGTTCCTGTTCTGCGCTGTGCCTAAAGCTGCCTGTTCAAATTGGAAAAGAGTGTTGATGGTGATTCAAGGTGAAGCAGTTGATGCTAATGCTATTCGCAGAGTCAATCACAAGGGCTTTACAACATTGGAAGATCTACCTCCTTTGGCGGTTAAACGCACACTTAGAGAATACTACAAGTTCATGTTTGTTAGGGACCCTCTATCCAGACTAGAGTCAGCATACAAAGACAAGTTTGTTCGAAATAACACTTCCTTTCACAAAAGCTACGGCCGAAAAATAATCAAACATGTACGTAAAAATGCTCCAGTAAATGCTAAAGGAGATGATGTGTCTCTAAAAGAGTTTTTACAATATGTATCAGAGAGTCGTGTAGAAGATATGAACGAGCACTGGATGCCACAGTTTGAGTTATGCCAACCTTGTGCAGTTTCATATGATTTTATAGGATCAGTTGAAAATCTTGAGAGTGACGCAACTGAAGTATTAAGAGAACTTCATGTGGAGGAGCAGGTTTCTTTTCCAAAGCAACAGTCATGGTATCAAACAACAGGAAAGGGACATTATGATACAAATCTTGCAGATGTTCCATCCAAGCTGTTGCAAAAAGTAGTGTCAAAGTATGCCAAGGATTATGTGTTGTTTTCATATCCAAAACCTGATGTCTGA